The genomic window CATGGTTAACAGAGTCTTATAATTAATGATAAGTAACTCTTATCAATATTAATGAATTTGAGAGCAATGACTGTGGTTCGGCTTGGCATTCCATTCACGCGAGAGAGCGAAATCAGGGTAAAAGTCATACAGGCTGTTCAACGCGCGTTCCTGCTGCTGGATTGCCTGAGATCCTGGTACCGACAAAAAACACCGTCACAGACATCATGAAGCAGTCACACCAATTGTCATGATCCAATATTTCTTTGCCCGCAACACCGGACATTCGCAGAGAAGGACACGAATTTGAAATGATAATACAAGGGCTTGCCTATGGAATCCGTACAAATATTCATAGGAACATACTGACAACAAGATAGCTGGCCATCCCATACAGCGAAACGAGGCTGACACTCATGAATATACCTCGTGCTCCATCCTTGCCAGTCAGATAGGAAAAAGTGTGACCCACACGGCCGACTGCAAACCCCACAATCCAGACTTGAGCTGCGATCGTGACGGGCGAAACAATACTGATCAAAAAAGCGAGGGATACGAAGTGAACGATATTCTCAGTCGCATTGCCATGTGCATTGTGGCGCCGCTGGAGCTCCCGTACACCTTCTTGGGAAACATCACTCAGACTGTTCTTGCTCGCAGCCCACTCTTCTGGCGTTGCATGCATATTGTATTTGAGGCGCGTCAGTTCGGTACTGGTCATCAGCCATGTGTGATTTATCAGCAGCAACACCGCACTCAGTATCAAAGCCATGATAATTGAAGGAGTTGGCAAGGCAATGACAATTGCATCAACCCCAAACAGCAGGAAGTTTACCAGCAGACTGACAAGGACCAAGGCAAATGGATAGCCAAGAATAATTCTGGCAAATTTCTTCTTTCGTTCTTGGTCTGGAGACATCTGCAATCCAATTTCATAGAAAAACCTCCTTCAAAAATAGGGCGGAGGATATCGGCTTACAAGAGGCCAGCCGCTCACCCGCCCGGGGTCTTGGCATCGGCTCTTGTGTTGGCAAACAATGTCTCAACAATCGAGTACCCTTCAAAGATCAAAACCCTGACAAACGGATTGCCTCTATTCAAGAACGCCATTGGCAACAGGACAAGCCGCAGACCGGGTTTCAGACCCTGATCTGCGGCCAATATCATACACTGTCGCTCTTGCAACAGGTCCGGGTCCTAATCCGTCGAGACGTGGGACACATCCTTGTCGGGAGAGTAGATATCAAGAATATTCCAATGTCCCGTGGTAGGGGTGGGATTGTTGATCATGGAAACATCAATCACGGTTGGCTTGCCACTGGCTATTGCCTTTCTCAAGGTTGGCAACAATTCAGCGGCAGACGAGATACGAATACCGACCGCACCATAAGCATTGGCGATATCGGCATAGTTCGGCGTAAGCTCGGCATCTCCATTCTTGCCATCAAACAATGTTCCATAGGTCTTGCCATAATGGGCCTTTTGCAACCCGGCAATTGTACCAAATGCATTATTGTTCATGACGAGCCAGACAATACCCAAATCCTGTTCGACTGCCGTTGCCAGCATGGCCGGGTTCTGCCCGAATCCACCATCACCCACCAACGAAAGCACCACACGATCAGGCGCAGCAATCTTGGCCCCAATCGCACCGGGAGGGCCAAAGCCCATCGTCGCAAAACCGCCCGGCGTCAAGATGCTGCCCGGCGTCAGAATGTCAAATTGCTGACCCACACCATTTTTGTTCCAGCCGACATCCGTCGTTATGATGGCATCATCTGGCAAGGCGGATCGGGTATCAGACAAAATCCGCTCCGGCATCATCGGAAAGGCATCGCTCGCTGCCATCTCTGCATTGCCAGCTTTGAATTCTTTTCGGAATGCACCAATCTTTTCTTTCAGTGTCGGTCTGTCAAAACCATTGGGAAAGAGCTTTTTGGCAACACGCAGCAGGACCCGCAAAGCTGCTTTGGCATCCGCAACAACTCCGATCTCCGTCGGATAATTCCGTCCGATTTCGGATGGCTCGATATCGATATGAATAACCTTCGAGCCTGGAATATTGAAGGTATAACCCGGATACCAGGATGAACAGTCCGCTTCCTTGAACCGTGTTCCGATGGCCATGATGATATCTGCATTGAGACATGACTTGTTGACGAGCTCCGTTCCCCAGAAGCCGGTCATGCCCAAAACCAACGGATGCGCATCGCTCAAGGCTCCCTTGCCCATC from Cohaesibacter gelatinilyticus includes these protein-coding regions:
- a CDS encoding MAPEG family protein, encoding MSPDQERKKKFARIILGYPFALVLVSLLVNFLLFGVDAIVIALPTPSIIMALILSAVLLLINHTWLMTSTELTRLKYNMHATPEEWAASKNSLSDVSQEGVRELQRRHNAHGNATENIVHFVSLAFLISIVSPVTIAAQVWIVGFAVGRVGHTFSYLTGKDGARGIFMSVSLVSLYGMASYLVVSMFL
- a CDS encoding thiamine pyrophosphate-binding protein translates to MTIDPARKTVAEHLVDYLERRDIKHIFGLCGHTNIAVLSALEESAIDFVNVRHEQIASHAADAYARVTGRASVVLSHLSPGLTNCATGVANAALDCTPMVVIAGDIPTHYYGKHPHQEVNLHADAAQYEIYRPFVKRAWRVDRADLMAEILEKAFHLAESGQPGPVLVNVPMDIFSEVIDSATFDRLRDHTKSLVKPSIDDETAERILTTLADAKDPVLYVGGGILLAEASDELEAFVDHMQIPVAHSLMGKGALSDAHPLVLGMTGFWGTELVNKSCLNADIIMAIGTRFKEADCSSWYPGYTFNIPGSKVIHIDIEPSEIGRNYPTEIGVVADAKAALRVLLRVAKKLFPNGFDRPTLKEKIGAFRKEFKAGNAEMAASDAFPMMPERILSDTRSALPDDAIITTDVGWNKNGVGQQFDILTPGSILTPGGFATMGFGPPGAIGAKIAAPDRVVLSLVGDGGFGQNPAMLATAVEQDLGIVWLVMNNNAFGTIAGLQKAHYGKTYGTLFDGKNGDAELTPNYADIANAYGAVGIRISSAAELLPTLRKAIASGKPTVIDVSMINNPTPTTGHWNILDIYSPDKDVSHVSTD